A region from the Sebastes umbrosus isolate fSebUmb1 chromosome 18, fSebUmb1.pri, whole genome shotgun sequence genome encodes:
- the kcns3b gene encoding potassium voltage-gated channel subfamily S member 3b encodes MGYGQILHRRGNEEDQVHLNVGGVQHQVDPDMLLRFPHTRLARLLCCQNEASILELCDDYSPSKKEFYFDRNPSVFLCVLNFYHTGRIHMMEEVCVFSFSQEIEYWGIQEHYLSPCCSYWYHERKEYIDDRDWDIRSDDQQEPSFDSSFEELSAIDKDLAKFKGAWCAEVRSYVWLRLEDPGHSRGSKIIAVASLGLVLTSIIAMCVHSMPDYQQVDENEKPIENPVLAVLEEICIAGFSAEFIIRLIVAPSCKKFLGNPLNIIDIASILPFYATLALETADEEVAEENEDLENVGKVVQVLRLMRVLRILKLARHSIGLRALGATVRHSYNEVGLLLLFLSVGISIFSVLIYFAEKEGENSELDTIPSGWWWATITMTTVGYGDTCPVTLAGKIVATLCIVCGLLVVALPITIIFNKFSKYYQRNKALEAQCIPKPERQDPELPYYNLRDLFTGSVYPFIGSIAFRNSVSSAGDDTDASSLQDIEVYDNDTCENGAAK; translated from the coding sequence ATGGGGTATGGGCAAATCCTCCACCGGCGGGGGAATGAGGAGGACCAGGTCCATCTCAACGTGGGAGGGGTTCAACACCAAGTGGATCCGGACATGCTGCTCCGCTTCCCGCACACGCGCCTCGCTCGCCTGCTATGCTGCCAGAACGAGGCGTCGATCCTGGAGCTGTGCGACGACTACAGCCCGTCCAAGAAGGAGTTCTACTTCGACAGGAACCCCAGCGTCTTCCTCTGCGTGCTAAACTTCTACCACACGGGACGCATCCACATGATGGAGGAGGTGTGCGTGTTCTCTTTCAGCCAGGAGATCGAGTACTGGGGGATCCAGGAGCACTACCTGAGCCCCTGCTGCAGCTACTGGTACCACGAGAGGAAGGAGTACATCGACGACCGGGACTGGGACATCAGGAGCGACGACCAGCAGGAGCCGAGCTTTGACTCGTCCTTCGAGGAGCTCTCCGCTATCGATAAAGACCTCGCCAAGTTCAAGGGCGCCTGGTGTGCAGAAGTGAGGAGCTACGTCTGGCTCCGGCTGGAGGATCCGGGTCACTCGAGAGGCTCGAAGATCATCGCCGTGGCGTCCCTCGGCTTGGTGCTGACCTCCATCATCGCCATGTGCGTCCACAGCATGCCCGATTATCAGCAGGTGGACGAAAACGAGAAACCCATCGAGAACCCCGTCCTTGCCGTCCTGGAGGAGATCTGCATCGCCGGCTTCTCCGCCGAGTTCATCATCCGACTGATTGTCGCGCCCTCCTGCAAGAAGTTCCTCGGCAACCCTTTAAACATCATCGACATCGCCTCCATTTTGCCATTTTACGCCACGTTGGCTCTGGAGACCGCCGACGAGGAGGTGGCGGAGGAGAACGAGGACTTGGAAAACGTGGGAAAGGTGGTGCAGGTCCTGCGCCTCATGAGGGTTCTCCGAATCCTCAAACTGGCTCGCCACTCCATTGGTTTGCGAGCGCTGGGCGCCACCGTCCGCCACAGCTACAACGAGGTGggcctgctcctcctcttcctctcggtGGGGATCTCCATCTTTTCCGTCCTCATCTACTTCGCGGAGAAGGAAGGGGAGAACTCTGAGTTGGACACCATCCCGTCAGGCTGGTGGTGGGCCACCATCACCATGACCACGGTCGGTTACGGTGACACCTGCCCGGTAACGCTGGCGGGGAAGATAGTGGCCACCTTGTGTATCGTCTGTGGACTCTTAGTGGTGGCTCTGcccatcaccatcatcttcaATAAGTTTTCAAAGTACTACCAAAGAAACAAAGCATTGGAGGCGCAGTGCATCCCGAAACCTGAACGACAAGACCCAGAGCTCCCGTATTATAACCTCAGAGACCTGTTCACAGGAAGTGTGTATCCCTTTATAGGCAGCATCGCCTTCAGGAACAGTGTGAGCAGCGCTGGGGACGACACAGACGCCTCCAGTCTGCAGGATATAGAGGTGTACGATAATGACACTTGTGAAAATGGGGCTGCAAAATGA